One Dictyoglomus turgidum DSM 6724 DNA window includes the following coding sequences:
- a CDS encoding MASE3 domain-containing protein, whose amino-acid sequence MALHNLIALLILLCIIYFVSYTYITHLLLEFLSIFMSFIIFIVLISLPMPERTPFLQVIGTVFLSSAILDIPHTIYYAGFTGISNTGLSVIFWMFARFIQSCGLILAILHLKYKNLNTRFTSFTFLFPLLSILLIFLIKLLPTNIFHVEGLGTTTLKSVLEILYTLLFLTFSIKNKNNPYLLLSGVMFALSEIAFIKYASLFDWTLWFGHIFKILGVFNIAFYTLTNFIYNPLKDYKTLSDKYRREGEKLNETISKIISVQNNALETLSEAINYKDRKSLVEILRTFSEKENIEISVFSREKNIYSSSLHLPNAIEGYDAKKYCKIEGNETVIFIEKKDEIITKIYRLFILSIFSIFEKINYIDKLENLEKERKEFIKTVSHEFRNPLTIIFGQSQVLKSRFYSSPEKIKEIAEQIEISSKRISDLVDRLLKVGEEDGKDTGS is encoded by the coding sequence ATAGCATTACATAATTTAATAGCACTGTTAATTCTGCTTTGTATTATTTATTTTGTCAGCTATACCTACATTACCCATCTTTTATTAGAATTTTTGTCCATCTTTATGTCCTTTATCATCTTTATTGTACTAATCTCTCTACCCATGCCTGAAAGAACTCCATTTCTTCAAGTTATCGGAACAGTATTCCTTTCTTCTGCTATCTTAGATATTCCCCATACTATTTACTATGCTGGATTTACTGGAATAAGCAATACAGGTTTAAGTGTTATATTCTGGATGTTTGCAAGGTTCATTCAATCTTGTGGATTAATCCTTGCCATACTTCACTTAAAATATAAAAATCTAAACACAAGATTTACTTCTTTTACATTCCTATTTCCTTTGCTCTCCATACTTTTAATATTTCTTATTAAGCTTCTTCCTACTAACATCTTCCATGTGGAAGGTTTAGGGACAACAACCCTAAAAAGTGTCTTAGAAATTTTATATACTCTTTTATTTTTAACCTTTAGCATTAAAAACAAAAACAACCCTTATTTACTTTTAAGTGGGGTTATGTTTGCTCTAAGCGAAATAGCTTTTATAAAATATGCTTCCCTCTTTGACTGGACTTTATGGTTTGGACATATATTCAAAATTTTGGGAGTTTTTAACATTGCTTTCTATACTCTTACCAACTTTATTTATAACCCATTGAAAGACTATAAAACCCTTAGTGATAAATACAGAAGAGAGGGAGAAAAACTTAATGAGACCATCTCAAAAATTATATCTGTCCAAAATAATGCACTGGAGACCTTAAGTGAAGCCATAAATTACAAGGATAGAAAAAGCTTAGTAGAAATTTTAAGAACTTTTTCTGAAAAAGAAAACATTGAAATCTCTGTCTTTTCCAGGGAAAAAAATATTTATAGTTCCTCCCTACATCTTCCAAATGCCATTGAAGGATATGATGCTAAGAAATATTGCAAAATAGAAGGAAACGAGACTGTAATTTTTATTGAAAAAAAAGATGAGATTATTACAAAAATCTATAGACTTTTTATTCTCTCTATTTTCTCCATATTTGAGAAAATAAATTACATTGATAAGCTTGAAAATTTGGAAAAGGAAAGAAAAGAATTTATAAAAACTGTATCTCATGAATTTAGAAATCCTCTAACCATAATCTTTGGACAATCCCAAGTGTTAAAGAGTAGATTTTATAGTTCTCCTGAAAAAATTAAAGAAATAGCTGAACAGATAGAGATCTCTTCCAAAAGGATATCAGATTTAGTAGATAGACTTCTAAAGGTGGGTGAGGAAGATGGAAAAGATACTGGTAGTTGA
- a CDS encoding hybrid sensor histidine kinase/response regulator encodes MNLNYLIIENLQERAEFIRKELAKEFNLNSLIAIPIYSENEFIGVCDKKKTELSPSLAVQIARVFETKKSIAKIQELLRLIDISDDAIIVLDEEDKVLFWNQGAEKLYGISKMDALGKNINKILSYSYEAIKGKLISKRKWIGEIEQRKSGGERILVGSFMELVKNEEEEGYKIFIRNTDITFIRRLQEQLNRAQKLESIGNLASGIAHDLNNIFTPKNIDIKIEISGELHPILGDPTSINQVLLNLCVNAKDAMPNGGVLTIKVENVYIDEDYAKWNPMSKVGDYVVITVADTGIGIPKDVMDKIFDPYFTTKGEKGTGLGLSTVYTIVKEHEGFINVYSEEGKGTVFKVYIPAISNHKNKKEEDRKEISEKKSYVLVVEDEKHIREIVKDMLERNNLNVLLAENGKEAVKILEKNKELINLAIVDYNLSDVKGDVLIGEIKAMLPELKIILMKNKQYSCR; translated from the coding sequence ATGAATTTAAATTACCTAATAATAGAGAACTTACAAGAGAGAGCAGAATTTATAAGAAAAGAGTTGGCAAAGGAATTTAATCTAAATTCCTTGATAGCCATACCTATCTATAGTGAGAATGAGTTTATAGGCGTATGTGATAAAAAGAAGACAGAACTATCTCCCTCTCTTGCAGTTCAGATTGCAAGAGTCTTTGAGACTAAAAAGAGTATAGCAAAGATTCAAGAATTGTTAAGATTAATTGATATTTCTGATGATGCAATAATTGTATTAGACGAGGAAGACAAGGTTTTATTTTGGAATCAAGGCGCAGAAAAACTATATGGTATATCTAAGATGGATGCTTTAGGAAAGAATATCAATAAGATTCTTTCTTACTCTTATGAGGCTATTAAAGGGAAGCTTATCAGTAAAAGAAAATGGATAGGAGAGATAGAACAAAGAAAAAGTGGCGGAGAAAGAATATTAGTAGGGAGTTTTATGGAGCTTGTAAAAAATGAGGAAGAAGAGGGTTATAAAATTTTTATAAGAAATACAGATATTACTTTCATTAGAAGGCTTCAAGAACAGTTGAATAGGGCTCAGAAACTTGAGAGTATTGGAAATCTTGCAAGTGGCATTGCTCATGACTTGAATAACATTTTTACTCCTAAAAATATAGATATAAAAATTGAAATTTCTGGAGAGCTTCATCCTATATTAGGAGACCCTACTTCTATAAACCAGGTGCTTCTGAATCTCTGTGTAAATGCAAAGGATGCAATGCCAAATGGTGGAGTTCTTACTATAAAGGTAGAAAATGTTTATATTGATGAGGATTATGCTAAGTGGAATCCTATGTCAAAGGTGGGAGATTATGTGGTGATTACAGTAGCAGATACAGGGATAGGAATCCCTAAGGATGTAATGGACAAGATCTTTGATCCTTACTTTACTACAAAAGGCGAGAAAGGAACGGGCTTAGGACTTTCTACGGTTTACACTATTGTAAAAGAGCACGAGGGATTTATAAATGTATACAGTGAGGAAGGGAAGGGAACTGTTTTTAAAGTATATATTCCAGCTATAAGCAATCATAAAAATAAAAAGGAGGAAGATAGAAAAGAGATCTCTGAAAAAAAGAGTTATGTTTTAGTAGTTGAAGATGAAAAGCATATTAGGGAAATAGTAAAAGATATGTTGGAGAGGAATAATCTCAACGTACTTTTGGCAGAAAATGGAAAAGAAGCTGTAAAAATTTTGGAGAAGAATAAGGAGTTAATAAACCTTGCTATTGTGGATTATAACCTCTCAGACGTAAAAGGGGATGTACTTATTGGGGAGATTAAAGCTATGCTACCTGAATTAAAGATTATACTTATGAAAAATAAACAATATTCCTGCAGATAG